The genomic DNA AGGGCGGCTGGGAGGGGCGCATCCGCACAAAGTGGCGCGGGAAGGACCTCTGGCTGCGCCAGGGCTTCGACTGGGACGCGGCGGCGTTCAGCCGGGCCATGCTGGTCATCCACTATGACAACGCCACCAGGGTCTATCTGAACGGCGGGCTGCTGTGGGAGGGCGGGGGCTGGAACGACGGCTACCAGGGGAAGGATGTGACGGAGCGGGCAAAGGCGCTGCTGAAGCCCGGCGGCAACCTCATCGCGGTTCACTGCCACCAGGACGACGGTGGGCAGTTCATTGATTTGGCCTTAATCACCACCACGGGAAGCGCGGGCATGAACATTGTTAAATCGGAATTCGGCACACTTCCGGACGGCCGCACGGCCGACCTGTACACCCTCACCAACGCGAAGGGCGCGAAGGCGGTCATCACCAACTACGGCGCGATCGTCCAGCAACTCTGGATGCCCGACAAGAACGGCGCGATGGCCGATGTCGTGCTGGGTTATGACACACTGGACAGTTACGTCGAGAAGACGCCGTATTTCGGCTGCATCGTGGGCCGCTACGGCAACCGCATCGCCAACGCAAAGTTCACTCTGGACGGCAAAGAACACCAGTTGGCGGCGAACGACGGGCCGAACTCGCTGCACGGCGGGCTGAAGGGCTTCGACAAGGTGCTGTGGGACGCGCGCGAGGTCCGCAGGCTGGACGCCGTGGGCGTGGCCCTGTATTACCGCAGCCCGGACGGCGAGGAGGGCTACCCCGGCAACCTCGACCTGACGGTGACCTACTGGCTCACCGACAACAACGCTTTGGAAATCGCCTACGAGGGGACCACGGACGCGCCGACGCCGCTGAACCCGACGCACCACGGCTATTTCAACCTGGACGGCCACGATTCGGGCGACATCCTCGGGCACGAGATGATGCTGAACGCCACCCGGTTCACACCCATAGACGCCACCCTCATCCCCACGGGCGAACTGCGGCCCGTGAAGGGGACGCCCTTCGACTTCACCACGCCGACCCCCATCGGCGAGCGGGTGAACAACTACGACGAGCAGTTGAAGTTCGGCCTGGGCTACGACCACAACTGGGTGATTGAGCAGGAAAACCAGGACGGCCCGATGAACCTTGCGGCGCGGGTCCGCGGCCCGGAGTCCGGGCGCGTCATGGAGGTGTTGACCTCCGAGCCGGGCGTGCAGTTCTACTGCGGCAATTTCCTGGACGGCACCAACATCGGCAAAGGCGGCCACCCCTACGAGTACCGCAACGGGTTCTGCCTGGAGACCCAGCACTTCCCCGACTCGCCGAACAAGCCGGACTTCCCCCGCACGATACTGCGTCCGGGGGAAACCTACCGGCAGCGCACCATTTACCAGTTCACCGCGGAGTGACACGGCCGCAGGGAGAAACGGATGGGAACAGTTGCCGTTCTGATGGCGGTCCTGTCGGCGCTGGCCGCGCCGCAGTACAGGGCCGACTGGGAGTCCATAAACAGCCGTCCGAACCCGCAGTGGTTCGAGGACGCGAAGTTCGGCATATTCATCACCTGGGGCCTGTCCTCCGTGCCCGCGTGGGCGCCGAAGGAGCGCTACTCCGAGTGGTACTGGCACGACATGCAGGACAAGAACGGTCCGGCGTGGAAGTTTCATGAGTCCGTGTACGGGGCGAAGTTCCAGTACCAGGACTTTGTGCCCATGCTGACGGCGGAGATGTGCAACCCGGCGGAATGGGCGTCTCTGTTCCGGCGCGCCGGGGCGAAATACATCATCTTTGTCACCAAACACCACGACGGGTTCTGTCTCTGGCCCGACCCATACACGTGGAACTGGAACTCCGTGGATGTCGGCCCTCACCGGGACCTGACGGGCGAACTGGCGGGGGCGGTGCGCGCGGAGGGCCTGCGCGTCGGCCTGTATTACTCCCTCTACGAGTGGTTCAACCCGCTCTACAAAAGCGACGTGGACCGCTATGTGGACCAGTACATGCTCCCCCAGTTGAAGGGGCTTGTCGAGGCGTACAAGCCGGACCTGGTATGGCCGGACGGCGAATGGGACCACCCCAGCGCGACCTGGCGCAGCACGGAGTTTCTGGCGTGGCTCTTCAACGAGTCGTCCGCGCCGGAGGATGTGGCCGTGAACGACCGCTGGGGAAAGGAGTGCCGCGACCGGAACGGCGGCTTCGCCACGCCGGAATACGGGCACATCTCCAAGGGCGGGCATCTCATCCAGAAAGGCCTCTTCGAGGAGTGCCAGGGCATGGGCCGCTCCTTCGGGTATAACCGCAACGAGTCGGCGGAGAACTACCGGAGCACGGCGGAACTGCTCGAACTGCTCATTGACACCGTGAGCCGGGGCGGGAACCTGGCGCTTGATGTAGGCCCGACGGCGGACGGGCGCATCCCGGAAATCATGCAGGACCGCCTGCTGGAAATGGGCCAATGGCTGGCGGTGAACGGCGACGCAATCTACGGCACGGAACGCTGGGACAGGGCGCCGGAGATGGACCGGGTGCGCTTCACGCGGAAGGGAAGCGCCGTTCACGCCATCTGCCTCGACTGGCCCGGCCCGGAACTGGTCCTGGAGAACACCACGGGCGCGGCGGCGGTCTCCGCCCGGTTCATCGGGGTGGAGCAGCCCCTCGACGCCCGCGTGGACGGGAAAAACATCGTCGTGTCCATCCCCGCCCTGACGCCGGACAAGCTGCCCTGCCGCCATGCCTGGGTGGTGAAACTGGAATTGGACCGGCTGTAAGCACGATATTAACCGGGGCAACGCCCCCGTTTTTGGTGACTGGCCGCGAAAACAGAGAAAGGAACCGTCATGGGAACGCTCACCGCATTCGCCCTGGCCGCCCTGGCGCTGGCCGCGCCGCAGTACAAGGCCACCTGGGAGTCCATTGACAGCAGGCCGAACCCGCAGTGGTTCGAGGACGCTAAGTTCGGCATTTTCATCCACTGGGGCGTGTACGCCGTGCCCTCCTGGGGCCCGAAGGGGAAGTACTCCGAGTGGTACTGGCACGACATGCAGGACAAAAAAGGCGACACTTGGAAGTTCCATGAGGCCACCTACGGGGCAGACTTCAAGTACCAGGACTTTGCCCCGATGTTCAAGGCCGAGATGTACAACCCGAAAGAGTGGGCCGACACGTTCAAGCGTTCCGGCGCCAAATACGTGGTGCTCACCTCGAAGCACCATGAGGGCTTCAGCCTGTGGCCCGATCCGACCAACTGGAACTGGAACGCCATGGACATCGGCCCGCACCGCGACCTGGCGGGGGAACTGATCGAGGCGGTCCGCGCCGAGGGGCTCCGCATGGGCTTCTACTATTCCCTCTACGAGTGGTTCAACCCGCTGTACAAGGCCGACGTGAAACGCTATGTGGACCAGTACATGCTCCCGCAGTTGAAGGACCTCGTCGAGCGCTACAAGCCGGACGTGGTCTGGCCCGACGGCGAGTGGGACCACCCCAGCGAGACCTGGCGCAGCACGGAGTTCCTGGCGTGGCTCTTCAACGAGTCCTCCGCGCCGAAGGATGTCGCCATAAACGACC from Candidatus Hydrogenedentota bacterium includes the following:
- a CDS encoding galactose mutarotase translates to MNIVKSEFGTLPDGRTADLYTLTNAKGAKAVITNYGAIVQQLWMPDKNGAMADVVLGYDTLDSYVEKTPYFGCIVGRYGNRIANAKFTLDGKEHQLAANDGPNSLHGGLKGFDKVLWDAREVRRLDAVGVALYYRSPDGEEGYPGNLDLTVTYWLTDNNALEIAYEGTTDAPTPLNPTHHGYFNLDGHDSGDILGHEMMLNATRFTPIDATLIPTGELRPVKGTPFDFTTPTPIGERVNNYDEQLKFGLGYDHNWVIEQENQDGPMNLAARVRGPESGRVMEVLTSEPGVQFYCGNFLDGTNIGKGGHPYEYRNGFCLETQHFPDSPNKPDFPRTILRPGETYRQRTIYQFTAE
- a CDS encoding alpha-L-fucosidase, with translation MAVLSALAAPQYRADWESINSRPNPQWFEDAKFGIFITWGLSSVPAWAPKERYSEWYWHDMQDKNGPAWKFHESVYGAKFQYQDFVPMLTAEMCNPAEWASLFRRAGAKYIIFVTKHHDGFCLWPDPYTWNWNSVDVGPHRDLTGELAGAVRAEGLRVGLYYSLYEWFNPLYKSDVDRYVDQYMLPQLKGLVEAYKPDLVWPDGEWDHPSATWRSTEFLAWLFNESSAPEDVAVNDRWGKECRDRNGGFATPEYGHISKGGHLIQKGLFEECQGMGRSFGYNRNESAENYRSTAELLELLIDTVSRGGNLALDVGPTADGRIPEIMQDRLLEMGQWLAVNGDAIYGTERWDRAPEMDRVRFTRKGSAVHAICLDWPGPELVLENTTGAAAVSARFIGVEQPLDARVDGKNIVVSIPALTPDKLPCRHAWVVKLELDRL
- a CDS encoding alpha-L-fucosidase encodes the protein MGTLTAFALAALALAAPQYKATWESIDSRPNPQWFEDAKFGIFIHWGVYAVPSWGPKGKYSEWYWHDMQDKKGDTWKFHEATYGADFKYQDFAPMFKAEMYNPKEWADTFKRSGAKYVVLTSKHHEGFSLWPDPTNWNWNAMDIGPHRDLAGELIEAVRAEGLRMGFYYSLYEWFNPLYKADVKRYVDQYMLPQLKDLVERYKPDVVWPDGEWDHPSETWRSTEFLAWLFNESSAPKDVAINDRWGKDCRERHGGFGTPEYQHRFDGRLSKAGLFEECQGMGMSFGYNRNESAEDYRSTAALLELLINTVSRGGNLLLDIGPTADGRIPEIMQDRLLEMGKWLAVNGDAVYGTDRWDKAPEMEKVRFTQKGGAVNAICLGWPGPELVLENTTGAKTVSAKMLGVEQPLESRVDGKNIVVAIPALTPDKLPCEHAWVVQLQLN